In Vibrio echinoideorum, the sequence ATCCACGCTGCTATCTACATCATCAGAGAGAGGCGCAGTAAAGCTGACCGTGAAAGCAACATCACCACCAGCGACAGGTCCCGCATAACCCGTCAACAATGTACCGTCATCCGATACGGTATAATAAACCTGTTCTCCACCACTGAAGAGTTGCGGTTGATCGGCTAGCTCAAAAAGCACACTGTCTAAGTAATCACTACCAATCCCAACACTGAAGGTTCCAGTACTACTCACCTCACCGACAGGATCGTTACTAAAATCCGATTCGTTGATAGTAACATTTGAATCAAGAACTAAACTCGGATCATTGCCGTCCTCTATCACCCATGATATCTGACCGTTTTCTAAAGCCGTGCCATCAGTATCTGTACCAATAATATTCAATGGAATCGTGAGCAAATCGCTCGTCAGCACATGATCTAATGGACGGTCAATAACCAATACAACATCCACAAGTAGATTGTTCCCATCGACCGTTGTCGTCATTGAAAACGAGAACACATCATCCTCGCCTTGCTTCGCAAAGATCGTTAGGCCATCAGCGCTAAGAGTGTAAGTCAGTGGGGTGGAATCGCCTCCAGAGGTAATGCCTAACGCTTCCAATTGCGCCGCGGTTTCAGGGCTAAATTGTATAGAGTCAGGATCTGGGTTATCCGAACCACCTAATATCGTAAATTGGGCATTGATGGTTTGCGGGCCGGATGTTACATCCACTTCCGTTGCCGTTTCAGATCCATCCAATATTTGTCCAGCAGCACCATCCATAATATCAATGGTCGCCGTTGCCGAACCGAAATCACCACTAGAATCAGCGGCAACATAATTAAAAGTAACGATATGATCTTGCTGATGATCTAAGTTTCGATTCGCTTCAAAGGTCCACTGACCATTAGCAAATACGGTTAATACACCATCGCTTGTCGTGAATACAGCTGGAGTCGCGCCTGAAATGTCTTTACTGACTCCCCCGACTTCAACGCTGCTAATAGTCAATGCGGTATCAAGGTCAATGTCATTACTAAGAACATTGCCAGATGATGTCTCTCCTTCCACCATCGAATAGGATTCACCGAATAAGAGTGGTTCAGAATCTAAAATCGTAATCGGTAGTTCACCTAAAACCAGCTCAGTGGTCCCGTCATCATCAATTTGGAGACCTTCGATAATGATCGCTGTTTGAAGTAACTCTTCACCAGCTTGTTGGTCAACCGCTTGATAGAAAGTGATTTCAACGGTATCGCCGACAATCTTTGCTTCAAAAACCAGTGTTCCATCGGTTCGTGTTGCTTTAAGCACTTGTCCATCAGACTCTAATGCAATAGCGATAGATTGACCTTGAGATGTCACTCCCTCAGCAGAAACTTGGTTTGCACTAAAAGCGAATTCGTCAGCAAACTGAATATTGATGTCAGCGACTTGGGTTTGATCTCCGAAGATCCCGACCGTGCTTTCAGAAAATGAGACTGAACCTGGCAGTATAATACTTGGCATGTCATCGCTGACTTCGTTACCAATCGAATTGGCAACTCTTGCATCGATAATCCATTCTGAAGATGAGTCTAAGCTAGAAACATCAATATTCTCAACTAGCCAACCACCTGACGCATCCACGACTCCAACAAAAGTCAGCGTTTGAGTACCATCATTGATCTCGACGTAAACAGGTAAGCCTTCGGAGACATCGGTTGTCCCTTGCATAGTGGTTAAATCGCCACTACGGAAATCCAAGATGTTGAAACCAGACAAGGTATCAATATCAATAACAGGCGGTACGGTATTAATTTGCCCTGTGCTGTCAGCCCCCGTCGTTTCATTACCCGCAATATCAACGGTAACCGCCTCTACCGTAATGTTGCCATCAGCAAATGCAGACAGATCAACATCATCGATGCTCCAAGCACCCGCAATAACTACGGTTTGTAACGTTATAGATTGATTGTTGCTATCCGTAACTGTGACGGTAATAGGCTGTCCATTTTCTACATTTTGAACAATGCCTTGTAGACGAACAGATTGAACCTCTTCAGTGTTGAGTATGTTATCGACATCATCAAATTCTGCGGTGATACTGGCTAGCGTATCTTTCACTATGGTGTCGCTAGAAGTGACCGTGTTTCCCGCAACATCCGTAACGCTAGCCTCTACGGTCAAAATCCCTTCTGCAAAACCCGAATAGTCTTGACCTGTCAGCGTCCAGTTTCCGCCAGCTACTGTGGTCGTATAAACTTGGGAGACATTAAGACTATCGGTGATAGTAATAGTGATAGTTTGACCGTCTTCAACGTCCGCGACCGTTCCGACCAAGGCACCATTAGTAATTTCGGCTAAGTTGTAGTATTCATCATCCGATGCAGAGAAATCCACATCGATGCTTATAAGCGTATCTTTGACGATGGTATCGCTGGAGGTTGCAGTATTGCCCGCAATATCCGTTACGGTCGCTTCAACCGTTAACGAGCCTTCTGCGAAATTAGAATAATCTTGATTGGTCAGCGTCCAAGTTCCACCAGACACTGTCGCTGTATAAACTTGGGATACATTCTGGCTATCGGTGATTGTAATGGTAATTGTCTGGCCATCTTCCACATTAGAAACGGTACCAACTAAAGCCCCATTACTTACCTCTGTTGAGTTATAATATTCATCACCAAAACCATCAAAATCGACACTGATGTCTGTCAGTGTATCTTTGACGATGGTATCGCTAGAAGTTGCAGTATTGCCCGCAACGTCCGTAACCGTTGCTACTACCGTTAAAGTGCCTTCAGAAAAAGTGGAATAATCTTGATTGGTCAGCGTCCAAGTTCCACCAGAGACTATCGTTGTATAAACTTGGGATACATTCTGGCTATCGGTGATTGTAATGGTAATTGTCTGTCCATCTTCCACATTAGAAACGGTACCAACCAAAGCTCCATTAACTACCTCTGCATAGTTATAATACTCATCATCAGATGAAGAGAAGTCGACCCCAATACTCGCTAGCGTATCTTTGACGATCGTATCTGTAGAGGTTGCCGTATTTCCGGCCAAATCCGTAACACTAGCTTCAACGGTCAATTCGCCTTCCGCGAAGGAGGAATAATCTTGACCTTTTAGAGTCCATTCGCCACTAGACACTATCGCAGTATAAATTACTGATTTGCCATCAACATCAGTAATGGTGATTGAAACGGTTTGGCCATCTTCAACATTGGTAACCGTACCAATCAGAGCGCCATTCATGACTTCAGCGGAGTTGTAATACTCATCACCAAAGCCATCAAAATCGACACTGATACCCGCTAACGTATCTTTGACGATTGTATCTGTTGAAGTCGCCGTGTTTCCTGCGATATCCGTAACACTGGCTTCAACAGTTAATTGACCTTCGGCAAAACTAGAATAATCTTGATTAGTAAGCGTCCAAGTACCGCCTGAAACTGTTGTTGAATAATCTAAAGATGTGCCTGCACTATCGGTGATGGTAATTGAGATTGTTTGACCTTCTTCAACATAGCCAACAGTACCAACCAACACACCATTTAGGACTTCTGCTTGGTTGTAAACCTCATCGTCAGATCCAGAGAACTCAACTCCTATGTCCACTAGCGTATCTTTAATAATGGTGTCAGTGGACGTAATAGTATTACCCGCTATATCTGTAATACTCGCGACAACGGTCAACTCACCTTCCGCAAAGACAGAATAATCTTGGTCTTTTAAGCTCCATAAGTTGCCTGAAACAACCGAGGTGTAGTCGGCAGACAAACCGTTACTATCAGTAATCGTTATATTTATCGCCTGACCATCTTCAATATTGAAGGTTGCACCGATAAGGGCCCCCTTACTCACTTCACTTTGATTGTAATAGTTGTCACCGAAACCATCGAACCGAACGAGAATTCTATCCAGAGTGTCTTTAACAATGATGTCAGTAGCGGTAGTAGGGTTTCCAGCTATATCAATGGTGCTTGCAACTACAGTAAGTTCACCTTCTGCGAAGTTTGAGTAATCTTGATTTACTAATGTCCAATTGTCGCCAGACACAACTGTCGAATAATTTACGGATAAGCCTTCACTATCCGTTATTGTGATTGAGATAGTTTGCCCATCTTCGACATTTGAAACAGTACCAACCAAAGCACCATTATTTACTTCTAATTCATTATAAAACTCATCACCAAAACCATCGAAGTCAACATTAATACTCGCAAGCGTGTCCTTAACAATGGTATCGGTAGCTGACGTAGGGTTTCCGGCAATATCAATGGTGTTAGCAACAACCGTCAACTCCCCTTCCGAAAAACCTGAGTAGTCTTGAAGTGTGAGTGTCCATGTGCCACCGGATACGGTCGTTGTATAGTCTTGTGTTAGACCTTGGCTATCCGTGATTGAAATGCTTATCGTCTGGCCATCTTCAACATTAGCAACAGTACCGACTAACACCCCATTGGAAATTTCGAATTGATTATAAAACTCATCACCAAAACCATCAAAATCAACATCAATAGAGGCTAGTGTATCTTTGATCGTGGAGTCATTCGCTGTGATGCTATTACCAAAGTCATCGGCAATGATCGCGTCAACTTGGAGGTCGCCTTCAGCTAGCGAAGTAAGATCGACACCGTTTACAACATAAGTTTCGTTACTGGTAATAGCCGTAGTAGTAACCGTGTTGCCATTAACATCGGTGATGGTAATAACAACAGTCCGCCCATCTCGAACGTCAATGGCTGTGCCAGTGATGGTGACAGAAGGCACTTCAAACTGATTTTCGTACCCATCACCGCCATCTAATATATCAACGGTAAGCTCGGCGCTAGGTAAAAGCGCATCTAGGTTACCGTCATTTGAGGTCGTCTCTTCTTCTTCATATTCGGTCGGTCGAGTATCAAAACCTGCTTCTGCAAGAGTTTCATCTAATGTAGAGCGAACATACGCAATAAAAGAGGCACTGGAGCTGGGTTGATCATTGGCAGCGTTAGGTTGTTGAGGTGAGCTTTCAATACTATTAACAAGTTGAGTGACCACCTCTTCAAGTTGTTGTTCAACAGCCGCTATTTGCGGTTCTGTGAGCGGTTGAGTCTGATCCAAACTCTGAGGCTCAATACTAACAACTTGCACACCCTCAACTTTAGGTTGTGATGCCGGTACTTGCAGCCAAGTACCATCAGCCAGCACCTGCCACACAACACCACCAACTTCGATATATAAAATAGGATCCATCCTAAACCTCTTCCTTACAAAAACGCTGACATTGAGAACATCAATTTACTCAATAAAAGGCAAAAAAATCAGCGAATGCTCTCTAAACAATACTAGCAAAAAACAAATCGTTAACAGTTAATTAATTTACACACATACGCCGTAATGTAAACCTAGTTCCTGTGACTTACATTCCGTTATATGCAACGTCACAAAATACGTCCCATGAATGTGTCATAATCTCGAAATTCAGGCATTATTTTCAAGGGACATCATGACTGCAACTCATTATCTCAACCAATTAAATCAAAATTATCTTGCGACTCACAAAGCGAAAGAAGACTTCTTTTGGGATACTTACATGGGAATAAGTGATGACCACGATGGTTCAACACTTGCACAAACCCAGTGGACCCAGTTTCTTAGTTCTGCCGAGCAAATTACTGCTATCCAAAAACACATTGATGCAATCGACGAGATTCAAGACATTGAAGAAAAAGAGAGCACGCTAACCGGGTTAAATGGTTGGCTAGCGACTTTTAGATCTCACGCAATCGAATCCGAACAATCTCAGAAGCTGAAAGCCGATCTCATCAAATTTGAGGCCGAATTATTTGAGAAAAAACAAAATCATGTAATGACTTACGTAAATGAAGCGGGTGAAGATACCGAAGGATCATTGCCCGTTCTAGGTTCCGCAGTTAGAAGTAACAGCAATGAAAAAGTCAGGCTTTCTGCGCACCAAGCATTATTAGATTTAGAGCAATGGTTACTAGTTAACGGCTTCATCGAACTCATCAAAAAGCGCAACCAATTTGCTCAATCGCTTGGTTACAAAACCTTCTTTGATTATTCGGTGGTTAAGACTGAACAAATGACAACACAACAGTTGTTCACGATTCTGGATGACTTCGAAACACGTACGCGTGATAACAATCTAAAAAGCCTGACCAACTTAGCAGAGCAAAAAGGTCAGAGTGCACTGGAAACCCATAACTTTATCTACTCTTTTGCTGGTGATGTTATGAATGACTTGGACCCATATGTTCCCTTCTCAAAATCACTGAGACGCTGGATAGAATCTTTTGGTCGCCTCAACATCGAATACTCTCAAGCCACGTTGAAATTGGATTTGCTTGATCGTAAAGGAAAATACCCTAATGGCTTTTGTCATGGACCCATTCCTTCTTTCTACGATCAAGGAGCTTGGGTTGCAGCTCAAGTAAACTTCACCAGCAACGCAAAACCCGATCAAATAGGCAGTGGTTATGACGGGATTAACACGCTGTTTCACGAGGGTGGCCACGCCGCGCATTTCGCTAACGTTAAAATGAATGCGCCTTGTTTCTCTCAAGAATTTGCACCAACCTCAATGGCTTATGCCGAAACCCAATCGATGTTCTGCGACAGTCTGCTGACCGATGCCGACTGGCTAAAACAGTACGCTCTGAATTCAGAAGGCCAATCTGTGCCAGACGAATTGATTAAAGCTATCATTGATAACAAACAACCATTCAAAGCCTATGAAGAACGCAGCATTCTTGTGGTTCCTTACTTTGAACGCGCGCTTTACGAATTGGCTGATGAAGATCTTACGCCGGAAA encodes:
- a CDS encoding M3 family metallopeptidase, which translates into the protein MTATHYLNQLNQNYLATHKAKEDFFWDTYMGISDDHDGSTLAQTQWTQFLSSAEQITAIQKHIDAIDEIQDIEEKESTLTGLNGWLATFRSHAIESEQSQKLKADLIKFEAELFEKKQNHVMTYVNEAGEDTEGSLPVLGSAVRSNSNEKVRLSAHQALLDLEQWLLVNGFIELIKKRNQFAQSLGYKTFFDYSVVKTEQMTTQQLFTILDDFETRTRDNNLKSLTNLAEQKGQSALETHNFIYSFAGDVMNDLDPYVPFSKSLRRWIESFGRLNIEYSQATLKLDLLDRKGKYPNGFCHGPIPSFYDQGAWVAAQVNFTSNAKPDQIGSGYDGINTLFHEGGHAAHFANVKMNAPCFSQEFAPTSMAYAETQSMFCDSLLTDADWLKQYALNSEGQSVPDELIKAIIDNKQPFKAYEERSILVVPYFERALYELADEDLTPEKITALARHSEKTILGLSCSPRPLMAIPHLLSDEASCAYQGYLLAHMAVYQTRAYFTDKFGYLTDNPEIGPLLAKHYWHKGNSVDHNGTIKSLTGEGFNAKYLADECNLSSEEAWVIEEKKIKQLSEREQAPAADLNAKISIVDGALELANNNKSNHQMCDDFEHFIIEQYGR